A DNA window from Oryzias latipes chromosome 5, ASM223467v1 contains the following coding sequences:
- the LOC101174905 gene encoding 6-phosphofructo-2-kinase/fructose-2,6-bisphosphatase 4 isoform X1, which produces MRGCCRPRNTRDNTALLIRLAEMKPTVSVGYREGNGNDPGAGMLDNEEFLFEGHPRELTQNPLQKIWMPHKNGHIAHRRVCMTNCPTLIVTVGLPARGKTYISKKLTRYLNWIGVATKEFNVGDYRRECLKIYKSFEFFRPDNEEGLKIRRHCATSALNDVCQYLSVEGGHVAVFDATNTTRERRNTIINFAEQNGFKVFFVESVCEDPDVIAENIVQVKLGNPDYKNCNPEEALEDFMKRIKCYESSYQPLDEDLDRNVSYIKIIDVGRQYLVNRVADHIQSRIVYYLMNIHITPRSIYLCRHGESDLNIKGRIGGDSGLSPRGKDFAKRLRNFIDEQKIKDLKVWTSQMKRTIQTAECLGVPYEQWKALNEIDAGVCEEMMYEEIQEHYPQEFAMRDQDKYRYRYPKGESYEDLVQRLEPVIMELERQENVLVICHQAVMRCLLAYFLDKTADELPYLKCPLHTVLKLTPIAYGCQVESMYLGVESVNTHRERPQNVTTQRSTEDALQTVPAHL; this is translated from the exons CCCTCCTCATCAGACTAGCAGAGATGAAGCCCACCGTCTCCGTGGGTTATCGGGAGGGAAACGGCAACGACCCGGGAGCCGGGATGCTGGACAACGAGGAGTTCTTGTTTGAGGGTCACCCGCGGGAGCTCACCCAGAACCCGCTGCAGAAGATCTGGATGCCCCACAAGAACGGCCACATTGCGCACAGACGGG TTTGTATGACCAACTGTCCGACCCTGATTGTCACCGTGGGACTTCCTGCACGAGGGAAGACTTACATTTCTAAAAAGCTGACTCGTTACTTGAACTGGATTGGAGTAGCGACCAAAG AGTTTAATGTGGGAGACTATCGGAGGGAGTGTTTGAAGATCTACAAGTCTTTTGAGTTTTTCCGTCCAGATAACGAAGAGGGCTTGAAAATTAGACG GCATTGTGCTACGTCGGCGCTTAATGACGTCTGCCAGTACCTCAGCGTGGAAGGAGGCCATGTTGCG GTGTTTGatgcaacaaacacaacaagggAAAGAAGAAACACCATTATCAACTTTGCTGAGCAGAATGGGTTCAAA GTTTTTTTCGTGGAGTCTGTTTGTGAAGATCCAGATGTCATTGCAGAAAACATTGTG CAAGTCAAGCTGGGAAACCCAGACTACAAAAACTGCAACCCAGAAGAGGCTTTGGAGGACTTTATGAAAAGGATAAAGTGCTATGAGTCCTCATACCAGCCTCTGGATGAGGATCTGGACAG GAATGTGTCGTACATAAAGATCATAGACGTGGGCCGTCAGTACCTGGTGAACCGCGTTGCTGACCACATCCAAAGCAGAATCGTCTACTATCTAATGAACATCCACATCACTCCACGCTCAATCTACCTGTGCCGCCACGGCGAGAGTGACCTCAACATCAAAGGGCGTATTGGCGGAGACTCTGGCTTGTCTCCCAGAGGAAAAGAT ttTGCCAAGCGTTTGAGGAATTTTATCGACGAACAGAAAATCAAAGACCTGAAGGTTTGGACCAGCCAGATGAAAAGAACCATCCAGACTGCAGAGTGCCTCGGAGTCCCATACGAACAGTGGAAAGCTTTGAATGAAATCGACGCC GGTGTGTGTGAAGAAATGATGTACGAGGAGATCCAGGAGCATTATCCACAGGAGTTTGCAATGAGAGATCAGGACAAATACCGCTACCGCTATCCAAAAGGAGAG TCATATGAAGACTTGGTGCAGCGCCTGGAGCCTGTGATCATGGAGCTGGAGAGGCAGGAGAACGTGCTGGTCATTTGTCACCAAGCTGTCATGCGCTGTCTGCTGGCATACTTCCTCGACAAAACTGCAG ATGAGTTGCCTTATCTCAAGTGTCCCTTGCACACCGTGCTGAAGCTGACCCCCATCGCTTACG GTTGTCAGGTGGAGTCCATGTATTTAGGTGTGGAGTCCGTGAACACACACAGGGAGAGACCTCAG AACGTGACGACGCAGCGCAGCACAGAAGACGCTCTGCAGACGGTCCCAGCTCACCTCTAG
- the rab7a gene encoding ras-related protein Rab-7a: MTSRKKVLLKVIILGDSGVGKTSLMNQYVNKKFSNQYKATIGADFLTKEVMVDDRLVTMQIWDTAGQERFQSLGVAFYRGADCCVLVFDVTAPNTFKTLDSWRDEFLIQASPRDPENFPFVVLGNKIDLENRQVTTKRAQAWCQSKNNIPYFETSAKEAINVEQAFQTIARNALKQETEVEPYPDFPEPIKLDRNDRAKASADSCSC, translated from the exons ATGACTTCTAGGAAGAAAGTGCTGTTGAAAGTCATCATCCTGGGAGATTCTGG TGTTGGAAAGACTTCACTAATGAACCAGTATGTGAATAAAAAATTTAGCAACCAGTACAAAGCCACAATAGGAGCCGATTTCCTGACCAAGGAGGTGATGGTGGATGACAGACTTGTAACAATGCAG ATCTGGGACACGGCTGGCCAGGAGAGGTTCCAGTCACTGGGTGTAGCTTTCTACCGGGGAGCAGACTGCTGCGTCCTGGTTTTTGATGTGACCGCGCCCAACACCTTCAAAACGCTCGACAGCTGGAGGGATGAGTTTCTAATCCAGGCCAGCCCCAGAGATCCCGAAAACTTTCCCTTCGTGGTTCTAGGCAACAAGATCGATCTGGAGAACAGACAG GTGACCACCAAACGGGCTCAGGCGTGGTGTCAGAGTAAGAACAACATCCCTTACTTTGAGACCAGTGCCAAAGAAGCCATTAATGTTGAACAGGCATTCCAGACAATCGCACGCAACGCCCTCAAACAG GAGACAGAAGTCGAGCCGTATCCCGACTTCCCCGAGCCCATAAAACTGGATAGAAATGACCGAGCTAAAGCTTCTGCagacagctgcagctgctga
- the LOC101174905 gene encoding 6-phosphofructo-2-kinase/fructose-2,6-bisphosphatase 4 isoform X2 — protein sequence MRGCCRPRNTRDNTVCMTNCPTLIVTVGLPARGKTYISKKLTRYLNWIGVATKEFNVGDYRRECLKIYKSFEFFRPDNEEGLKIRRHCATSALNDVCQYLSVEGGHVAVFDATNTTRERRNTIINFAEQNGFKVFFVESVCEDPDVIAENIVQVKLGNPDYKNCNPEEALEDFMKRIKCYESSYQPLDEDLDRNVSYIKIIDVGRQYLVNRVADHIQSRIVYYLMNIHITPRSIYLCRHGESDLNIKGRIGGDSGLSPRGKDFAKRLRNFIDEQKIKDLKVWTSQMKRTIQTAECLGVPYEQWKALNEIDAGVCEEMMYEEIQEHYPQEFAMRDQDKYRYRYPKGESYEDLVQRLEPVIMELERQENVLVICHQAVMRCLLAYFLDKTADELPYLKCPLHTVLKLTPIAYGCQVESMYLGVESVNTHRERPQNVTTQRSTEDALQTVPAHL from the exons TTTGTATGACCAACTGTCCGACCCTGATTGTCACCGTGGGACTTCCTGCACGAGGGAAGACTTACATTTCTAAAAAGCTGACTCGTTACTTGAACTGGATTGGAGTAGCGACCAAAG AGTTTAATGTGGGAGACTATCGGAGGGAGTGTTTGAAGATCTACAAGTCTTTTGAGTTTTTCCGTCCAGATAACGAAGAGGGCTTGAAAATTAGACG GCATTGTGCTACGTCGGCGCTTAATGACGTCTGCCAGTACCTCAGCGTGGAAGGAGGCCATGTTGCG GTGTTTGatgcaacaaacacaacaagggAAAGAAGAAACACCATTATCAACTTTGCTGAGCAGAATGGGTTCAAA GTTTTTTTCGTGGAGTCTGTTTGTGAAGATCCAGATGTCATTGCAGAAAACATTGTG CAAGTCAAGCTGGGAAACCCAGACTACAAAAACTGCAACCCAGAAGAGGCTTTGGAGGACTTTATGAAAAGGATAAAGTGCTATGAGTCCTCATACCAGCCTCTGGATGAGGATCTGGACAG GAATGTGTCGTACATAAAGATCATAGACGTGGGCCGTCAGTACCTGGTGAACCGCGTTGCTGACCACATCCAAAGCAGAATCGTCTACTATCTAATGAACATCCACATCACTCCACGCTCAATCTACCTGTGCCGCCACGGCGAGAGTGACCTCAACATCAAAGGGCGTATTGGCGGAGACTCTGGCTTGTCTCCCAGAGGAAAAGAT ttTGCCAAGCGTTTGAGGAATTTTATCGACGAACAGAAAATCAAAGACCTGAAGGTTTGGACCAGCCAGATGAAAAGAACCATCCAGACTGCAGAGTGCCTCGGAGTCCCATACGAACAGTGGAAAGCTTTGAATGAAATCGACGCC GGTGTGTGTGAAGAAATGATGTACGAGGAGATCCAGGAGCATTATCCACAGGAGTTTGCAATGAGAGATCAGGACAAATACCGCTACCGCTATCCAAAAGGAGAG TCATATGAAGACTTGGTGCAGCGCCTGGAGCCTGTGATCATGGAGCTGGAGAGGCAGGAGAACGTGCTGGTCATTTGTCACCAAGCTGTCATGCGCTGTCTGCTGGCATACTTCCTCGACAAAACTGCAG ATGAGTTGCCTTATCTCAAGTGTCCCTTGCACACCGTGCTGAAGCTGACCCCCATCGCTTACG GTTGTCAGGTGGAGTCCATGTATTTAGGTGTGGAGTCCGTGAACACACACAGGGAGAGACCTCAG AACGTGACGACGCAGCGCAGCACAGAAGACGCTCTGCAGACGGTCCCAGCTCACCTCTAG
- the LOC101171157 gene encoding fibroleukin-like produces MKHLPGTPSSFWSVLPLLSLCLGGVPSSDASPACTEEPCRDSLVAAPIPTGSGARVRAEAESQAGTGACRMGFSLPAISDVPQRMEHRHTPFNTGELKERLTQLQRCMRNLQESRDRWSHGSQDRDSLGAILALMAAVLTECDLHCHSQTLGAMAKRLELAASSREGEKDLLLFLKSITQNPPTVAPVERLHPRDCADIYRLGISENGIYTIQPDLHSPALEAKCDMEAAGGGWTVIQNRQDGSVDFNRTWQEYRDGFGNMQAEHWLGNAALHALTSTGQHQLCIELEDWHQQKRQATYNNFKVASEAQRFRLTAREYSGDAGNALSYSKRYNHDGRFFSTSDQDHDRYTSGNCAQYYGAGWWFDACLAANLNGRYYRGRYSGVTNGIYWGTWYILTDGRTGERYSFKRVEMKTRPKNVIGAR; encoded by the exons ATGAAGCACCTTCCAGGGACTCCTTCAAGCTTTTGGAGCGTGCTTCCTCTGCTGTCACTGTGTTTGGGAGGGGTGCCCTCCTCAGATGCATCTCCAGCCTGCACAGAGGAACCCTGCAGGGACAGTCTGGTGGCTGCGCCCATCCCAACGGGGTCAGGAGCAAGGGTGAGGGCTGAGGCGGAGAGTCAAGCTGGGACAGGTGCATGCAGGATGGGCTTTTCTCTCCCTGCCATCTCTGATGTTCCTCAAAGGATGGAGCACAGACACACTCCGTTTAAC ACTGGCGAACTCAAAGAGCGCCTAACTCAGCTGCAGCGCTGCATGCGCAACCTCCAGGAATCAAGGGACCGCTGGAGTCATGGAAGCCAGGACAGGGACTCTCTGGGGGCCATCCTGGCATTAATGGCTGCCGTGCTGACAGAGTGTGACCTACACTGTCACAGCCAAACCCTTGGAGCAATGGCAAAGCGCCTGG AACTTGCTGCCTCAAGCAGAGAGGGTGAGAAGgatctgctgctttttcttaaaagcatcacACAAAACCCACCCACAG TTGCCCCCGTGGAAAGATTACATCCCCGAGACTGTGCAGATATTTATAGGCTTGGGATCAGTGAGAATGGAATCTACACAATCCAGCCTGATCTGCACAGCCCAGCTCTGGAG GCTAAATGTGACATGGAGGCGGCGGGTGGTGGGTGGACGGTGATCCAGAATCGACAGGATGGCTCAGTGGACTTCAACAGGACATGGCAGGAATATCGGGATGGCTTTGGCAACATGCAGGCAGAGCACTGGCTGGGTAATGCAGCACTGCATGCCCTCACCTCCACAGGCCAACACCAACTTTGCATTGAGCTGGAAGACTGGCACCAGCAGAAGCGCCAGGCCACCTACAACAACTTCAAAGTGGCCTCGGAGGCACAGAG GTTTCGTCTGACAGCTCGAGAATACAGCGGCGATGCAGGAAACGCGCTGAGCTACAGTAAACGCTACAACCATGATGGCAGATTCTTCAGCACCTCTGATCAAGACCATGACCGCTACACCTCTGGAAACTGTGCTCAATACTACGGTGCAGGGTGGTGGTTTGACGCCTGCCTGGCAGCTAACTTGAATGGTCGGTATTACCGTGGACGTTACAGCGGTGTGACCAATGGCATCTACTGGGGGACATGGTACATCCTGACAGATGGACGGACTGGAGAACGCTACTCCTTTAAGAGGGTGGAGATGAAGACGAGACCAAAAAACGTCATTGGAGCAAGATAA
- the LOC101157122 gene encoding actin-related protein 2/3 complex subunit 4: MTATLRPYLNAVRATLQAALCLENFSSQVVERHNKPEVEVRSSKELLLQPVVISRNDKEKVLIEGSINSVRVSIAVKQADEIEKILCHKFMRFMMMRAENFFILRRKPVEGYDISFLITNFHTEQMYKHKLVDFVIHFMEEIDKEISEMKLSVNARARIVAEEFLKNF, translated from the exons ATG ACGGCCACTTTGCGTCCTTATCTGAATGCTGTGCGTGCCACGCTGCAGGCGGCGCTCTGCCTGGAGAATTTCTCCTCGcaggtcgtggaaagacacaacaAGCCAGAGGTGGAAGTCAG GAGCAGCAAAGAGTTGCTCCTTCAACCTGTCGTCATCAGCCGTAATGACAAGGAGAAGGTTTTAATTGAAGGCTCCATCAACTCTGTTAGGGTCAGCATCGCTGTCAAGCAG GCGGATGAGATCGAGAAGATTCTGTGCCACAAGTTCATGCGATTTATGATGATGAGAGCGGAGAACTTCTTCATCCTGAGGAGGAAACCAGTGGAG GGTTACGACATCAGTTTTCTCATCACCAACTTCCACACAGAGCAGATGTACAAGCACAAACTGGTGGATTTCGTCATTCATTTCATGGAAGAAATTGACAAAGAGATCAGTGAAATGAAGCTGTCCGTCAATGCGAGGGCCCGCATCGTCGCCGAGGAGTTCCTGAAGAAT ttctgA